From the Lolium rigidum isolate FL_2022 chromosome 2, APGP_CSIRO_Lrig_0.1, whole genome shotgun sequence genome, one window contains:
- the LOC124689234 gene encoding auxin-induced protein X10A-like, whose translation MLTMGYFRAPKLGGRKSSSPERDGQSLRSALLVDGETASVPKGYFAVYVGAEARRFVVPMSLLCQPAFRALMELAAEEFGFGQAGGLRIPCREEDFVATIAELLPAAESRQRRWSAAGGRRSASVNW comes from the coding sequence ATGTTGACGATGGGGTACTTCCGGGCACCCAAGCTGGGCGGGAGGAAGTCGTCGTCGCCGGAGAGGGACGGCCAGAGCCTGCGTTCAGCGCTgctcgtcgacggcgagacgGCGTCGGTGCCCAAGGGGTACTTCGCGGTGTATGTGGGCGCTGAGGCGCGGCGCTTTGTGGTGCCCATGAGCCTCCTCTGCCAGCCGGCGTTCCGGGCTCTCATGGAGCTTGCCGCCGAGGAGTTCGGGTTCGGCCAGGCTGGCGGGCTCCGCATCCCATGCCGCGAGGAGGACTTCGTCGCCACCATCGCCGAGCTCCTTCCTGCCGCCGAGTCCAGGCAGCGCCGCTGGAGCGCGGCCGGGGGCAGGAGGAGCGCCTCAGTGAACTGGTGA